DNA sequence from the Sinomonas terrae genome:
ATAGCACCCCGGCACGGCGATGCGACGGGCTCCCTGGAGCTTCTCGCGCTGGCGATGGCCGCCGTCGAGCATCAGCTCAGGCAGCCCGTACGGCCACGTCCCCGCATGCTCCGAGCGGTAGAACTTGAACCACGCCTCCGGATCCTCGAGCCTGTGGTCCGCGCCGGCGTCGATCACGAGCGTGTCCTCTGGCAGCTGCGCGGCGACCGCCGCCGAGGCCCCGTGCGGGAGCGCGAGGAAGACGACATCGTGACCTGCCAGGTTCTCTGCGGTCGTCTCGGTGATGGTGCGGTCCGCGAGAGAGAGGAGATGCGGCTGAAGCTCGCCCAGCCTGCTGCCCGCGCTGCTGTGCGCGGTGATGGCGCCGATCTCGATCTCGGGGTGGTTGGCCAGCAGGCGGAGGACCTCTCCCCCGGCGTAGCCGCTGGCCCCGGACACTGCTGCGGTAATAGTCACCCGACCACTATAGGCAAAGTTATGCATGGCCATCAATATTTATGCATGAAAGAATCGGCCGTGGCCCACCTCAGGGGATGACGCTCCTTAGGATGGGTCCGGACGAGAACTCATGAAGCAACGCTGGAAAGAGGAAGACTCCATGATGAAAGCCATCGTCGCCACCGAACCGGGCGGACCCGAAGTCCTGGTGCTCGAGGAGGCCGAAAGGCCACAGCCGGGCCCGGGCCAGCTTCTGGTCAAGATCGCCGCGACCGGGGTCAACTTCATCGAGACCTACCAGCGCCAGGGCATCTACAACGTCCCGTTCCCCTTCACCCCGGGCGACGAGGCTTCCGGCACCATCGAGGAAGTCGGCGAAGGCGTTGAGGGCTACGGGGTGGGAGACCGGATTGCGACCGCCGAGGGCCGCCGGACGTACGCCGAGTACATGCTCGTCGACGCGGACAAGGCACTTCCCGTCCCGGACAGCCTCGACCTCGAGACCGCGGCGGCCCTCCCTCTCCAGGGCATGACGGCGCACTACCTCATCAACTCGACGTTCCGCGTCGAGCCGGGCCAGACGGCGCTCGTCCACGCTGGCGCCGGCGGGGTGGGCCTGCTGCTCATCCAGCTGCTGAAGGCCAAGGGCGCGCGGGTCCTCACGACCGTCTCCACGGATGAGAAGGCACAGCTCGCTTCGGAGGCCGGCGCGGACCACGTCCTCAAGTACTCCCAGTTCTCCGAGCACGTCCAGGAGCTGACAGGCGGCGCTGGCGTAGATGTCGTGTACGACGGCGTGGGCCGGGACACGTTCGACGGCTCGCTCGCGAGCCTGCGCCCGCGGGGATATCTCGTGCTCTTCGGCGCTGCGTCCGGTCCGGTGCCGCCCGTGGACCCGCAGCGGCTCAATTCCGGAGGCTCGCTCTTCCTCACGCGCCCCACCCTCAAGCATCACCTGCTCAATCCGCAGGAGAGGCTGTGGCGCTCCTCGGAAGTGTTCGCGGCTGCGGCGGATGGCTCGCTCTCGGTGCGCATCGGCGCGACGTTCCCGCTCTCCGAGGCGGCCGACGCGCACCGGGCCCTCGAGGGCCGAGCGACGACGGGCAAGGTCCTCCTGGTTCCCTGAGACTGCTTGCCCTGACCGGATCTCCCAGAGACCGGGCGCGCTGGAGCTCCCCGGCCGTCGGTTTGCCGACGAGCCAGGGAGGCTCCGCCCCTGGGAGCGGCAGAGCGCGGAGGATCAGCGCTGGACGGCGCCGAACTGCTCGGCCGCGCGTGCCACCGCCGCCGCACGGGCTTCCGACGCCTCGTCAGCCGTGAGCGTCCGGTCGGGCGCCCGGAAGCGCAGGCCGAACGCGAGCGACTTCTTCCCTTCGCCGATGTTCTGGCCTGCGTACACGTCGAAGAGGTGCACCTCTTCGAGCAGCTCGCCTGCCCCCTCGCGCAACGCCTCCCTGACGTCGTCGGCGGGGATCCCGGCGTCGACAATGAGCGCGACGTCCTGGGTGGCCACGGGGAACGTCGAGATGTGCTTGGCAACGATCACGTCGGGGGCCGCCTCGAACAACACATCCGCGTCGAGTTCGAGGGCGACCGAGCGCGCCGGCAGGTCGTGCGCCGCGAGCAGCTTCGGGTGCAGTTCTCCAGCGAAGCCGACGAGCTCGCCCGTGCGAAGGGCAAGCTTCGCCGTCCGTCCGGGGTGGAAGGCCTGATGGACGCCTTGGGTCACGACGAGTTCGACCCCCAGGACGTCGCCGGCGAGACGCGCGATGTCGAGGGCGTCGGACCAGTCCCAGAGCCTGGGCGTGTGGTTTGCCGCGGCTGGCGAGTCGTGGCCCGTGAAGACCGCGCCGATGTGGAGCGGCTGATGCGGAAGGCCCGCCTCGAGGACGTCGAGGACGTCGTCGGTGGGCAGAGCGCCGAGGGGCGGGATCGAAGCCGTGCCGATCCTGCTGTCGTCGGGCAGGAACACGAGCCCAGCCTCGAAGAGTGCGAGGTCGCGGAACCCGCGCGAGAGGTTGCGCTTGGCCACCTCGAGCAGGCCGGGCAGCATTGAGGTCCGCAACCAGCCGAGTTCCTCGCTCAGCGGGTTCGCGAGCTTGACGGCAGGGCGCGCTGCGCCGGCCTCGGCGACACCGAACGTATCGTTGGCCGCCTGCGAGACGAACGGGTACGCGAGCACCTCGGTCAGGCCGGCGTCGGCGAGCGCCTGCACGAGGCGACGGCGCTGCTGCTGCGCCCGGGTCAGGCCGCGACCCGGGGGCGCTACAGGGAGGCGCGAGGGGATCTTGTCGTAGCCGACGAGCCGCGCAACCTCCTCGGAGAGATCCTCCTTCGTCTCGAGGTCGAGGCGCCAGCTCGGCGGAGTCACGAGGTAATCGGCACCTCGCCGCTCGACGTTGGCCCCGAGGTCCCCCAGCGTCCGCGCAATGAGCTCCTCGCTGAACTCCATCCCGATCCGTTCGGACGCGAAGGTTCCGGGCAGGAGGATCTTGACGGGCTCGGGAGCGCTGCCGACATCGGTGCCGGCCTCGTCCGCGACGCCACCGCCCAGTTCGACCAGCAGGTCGACGACGCGCTGCGCAGCCTCATCTGCGACCTGCCAGTCCACACCGCGTTCAAAGCGCTTGGACGCCTCCGAGGGAAGCTTGTGCCGACGGCGGGAACGGCCGACCGTGACGGTGTCGAAGTGGGCAGACTCGACGAGAACGTTGACCGTGGCGTCCGAGCACTCCGTCGAGGCGCCGCCCATGACGCCGGCGATCCCGATGGGGCCCGACTCGTCGGTGATGAGCAGGTCCTCGGGATCGAGCTCGCGGACCTTGCCGTCGAGCGTCTCGAGCTTCTCGCCCTCCTCTGCACGGCGCACCGTGATCGTGCCGGTGAGCTTGTCGAGGTCGTAGCAGTGGGTCGGCTGGCCCAGCTCGAACATCACGTAGTTCGAGATGTCGACAGGCAGGGAGATCGAGCGCACGCCCGCAAGCCGAAGGCGGGAGACCATCCACTGAGGGGTCGGCCGGGTGGGGTCGATCCCGCGGACGGTCCGGGCGACGAAGCGATCGCACCCGAGGACGCCATAGATCGGCGCACGGTCGTCGAGGACGACGTCGTAGCCGCCTTGGAGAGACACCGGCGGGGTGACGAGCGTGGCCGGGTCCTCGAACGAGGTCCCCGTGGCATGCGCGTATTCGCGAGCGATCCCGCGGATCGAGAAGCAGTAGCTGCGGTCCGGGGTCACGTTGATCTCTGCGGCTTCGTCGTTCAGTCCGAAGAGCGCAAGTGCGTCCGTCCCGAGCTCGGGGTCGAGGCCGAGGCGCGAGAGCACGATGATACCGTCGTGGTCCTCGCCGATGCCGAGTTCACGCGCCGACGCGATCATTCCGGCGGAGACGTGGCCGTACGTCTTGCGGGCGGCGATATGGAAGTCGCCGGGCAGCGTGGCGCCGGGCAGGGTCACGACGACCTTGTCGCCCTCAACGAAGTTGTGGGCGCCGCACACGATGCCCTGAACACCCGAGGGGTCTATGCCCTTGCCTGCGAGCGTCTGTTCCTGCCCCTCGGGCACCACGCGGACCTGGCACCAGTTGATGGTCTTGCCGTTGGTCTGCGGCTCCTTGACGAGGCTCAGGACCTGGCCGACGACAATCGGCCCGCTGATGCTCTCGGAGGGCCGGTGCACGGCCTCTTCCTCGAGTCCCACGGAGACGAGGTCTGCCATGAGGTCTTCGGCGGTCGCGTCCGCCGGAAGCTGCGTGTATTCGCGCAGCCAGGAAAGGGGGATTCGCATGTCCCTAGATCTCCATCCCGAAGTGCTCACTGAAGCGGACGTCGCCCTCGATCATGTCCCGCATGTCCACGACGTCGTTGCGGAACATGAGCGTCCGCTCGATGCCCATCCCGAAGGCGAAGCCGGAGTAGACGTCAGGGTCGATGCCGGCGGCCCGCAGGACGTTGGGGTTGACCATGCCGCAGCCGCCCCACTCGATCCAGCGGGGTCCGCCCTTCGCACCCGGGTGCCAGATGTCGAGCTCGGCGCTCGGCTCAGTGAACGGGAAGAAATTCGGGCGAAGCCGGATCTGTGCCTCCTGGCCGAACATGAGCCGAGCGAAGTGCTCGAGCGTGCCGCGGAGGTCCGCCATGCTCAGGCCCTTGTCGATCGCGAGGCCCTCGAACTGGTGGAATACGGGGGTGTGGGTCGCATCGAGCTCGTCCGTGCGGAACACCTTGCCTGGGCACAGGACGTAGATCGGCACCTCGCGCTCGAGCATCGCCCGCACCTGCACCGGCGAGGTGTGCGTCCGCAGGAGGACATGCCGTTCGGGCGGGTCGACGAAGAACGTGTCCTGCATCTCCCGGGCCGGGTGGTCCGGCTTGAAGTTGAGCGCGTCGAAGTTGAACCACTCGGATTCGACCTCGGGGCCCTCGGCGATCTCCCAGCCCATGCCCACGAAGATGTCGCTCACGCGATCCTGCAGCGTCGAGAGCGGGTGCCTCGCGCCCGCACGACGCCGTCGCGGCGCGGCCGTCACGTCGACCGTCTCCTCGAGGAGGATCCGGGCGTCGTTCTCCGCCTCGAGCACCTCGGACCGCTCGGCGATCGCCCTGTTGACGCGCCCTCGCGCCGAGCCCACGATCTTGCCCGCGCTGGCCTTCGATTCCTTGGGCAGCGCACCGATGGCTCGATTGGCGAGAGCCAGCGGAGACTT
Encoded proteins:
- a CDS encoding quinone oxidoreductase family protein; this encodes MMKAIVATEPGGPEVLVLEEAERPQPGPGQLLVKIAATGVNFIETYQRQGIYNVPFPFTPGDEASGTIEEVGEGVEGYGVGDRIATAEGRRTYAEYMLVDADKALPVPDSLDLETAAALPLQGMTAHYLINSTFRVEPGQTALVHAGAGGVGLLLIQLLKAKGARVLTTVSTDEKAQLASEAGADHVLKYSQFSEHVQELTGGAGVDVVYDGVGRDTFDGSLASLRPRGYLVLFGAASGPVPPVDPQRLNSGGSLFLTRPTLKHHLLNPQERLWRSSEVFAAAADGSLSVRIGATFPLSEAADAHRALEGRATTGKVLLVP
- the pheT gene encoding phenylalanine--tRNA ligase subunit beta, with the protein product MRIPLSWLREYTQLPADATAEDLMADLVSVGLEEEAVHRPSESISGPIVVGQVLSLVKEPQTNGKTINWCQVRVVPEGQEQTLAGKGIDPSGVQGIVCGAHNFVEGDKVVVTLPGATLPGDFHIAARKTYGHVSAGMIASARELGIGEDHDGIIVLSRLGLDPELGTDALALFGLNDEAAEINVTPDRSYCFSIRGIAREYAHATGTSFEDPATLVTPPVSLQGGYDVVLDDRAPIYGVLGCDRFVARTVRGIDPTRPTPQWMVSRLRLAGVRSISLPVDISNYVMFELGQPTHCYDLDKLTGTITVRRAEEGEKLETLDGKVRELDPEDLLITDESGPIGIAGVMGGASTECSDATVNVLVESAHFDTVTVGRSRRRHKLPSEASKRFERGVDWQVADEAAQRVVDLLVELGGGVADEAGTDVGSAPEPVKILLPGTFASERIGMEFSEELIARTLGDLGANVERRGADYLVTPPSWRLDLETKEDLSEEVARLVGYDKIPSRLPVAPPGRGLTRAQQQRRRLVQALADAGLTEVLAYPFVSQAANDTFGVAEAGAARPAVKLANPLSEELGWLRTSMLPGLLEVAKRNLSRGFRDLALFEAGLVFLPDDSRIGTASIPPLGALPTDDVLDVLEAGLPHQPLHIGAVFTGHDSPAAANHTPRLWDWSDALDIARLAGDVLGVELVVTQGVHQAFHPGRTAKLALRTGELVGFAGELHPKLLAAHDLPARSVALELDADVLFEAAPDVIVAKHISTFPVATQDVALIVDAGIPADDVREALREGAGELLEEVHLFDVYAGQNIGEGKKSLAFGLRFRAPDRTLTADEASEARAAAVARAAEQFGAVQR
- the pheS gene encoding phenylalanine--tRNA ligase subunit alpha, giving the protein MTETLPGATVPDPLDEAAVTAAVERALEDISGASNLDELKAVRIAHTGEKSPLALANRAIGALPKESKASAGKIVGSARGRVNRAIAERSEVLEAENDARILLEETVDVTAAPRRRRAGARHPLSTLQDRVSDIFVGMGWEIAEGPEVESEWFNFDALNFKPDHPAREMQDTFFVDPPERHVLLRTHTSPVQVRAMLEREVPIYVLCPGKVFRTDELDATHTPVFHQFEGLAIDKGLSMADLRGTLEHFARLMFGQEAQIRLRPNFFPFTEPSAELDIWHPGAKGGPRWIEWGGCGMVNPNVLRAAGIDPDVYSGFAFGMGIERTLMFRNDVVDMRDMIEGDVRFSEHFGMEI